The Acidobacteriota bacterium genome includes a region encoding these proteins:
- a CDS encoding SDR family NAD(P)-dependent oxidoreductase, translating into MSNTHHPGSPDGPPREEPVAIIGMACRFPGSKDLAGYWRQLLAAENAVVEGPPGSVIGRPGRQFPQFAASNEAIRFGAYVEDLDLFDAEFFRISPIEAQMLDPQQRMMLEVSWWALEDAAIDPGSLKGSRTGVYAGISIMDYRDMAISDPGTSEAAAGLYAATGNALNTAIGRVSFVLGLEGPSMAIDTACSSSLVAIHQAVAGLQRGEADLVLAGGVHAQFAGRPLELRANAGMLSPTGQCWTFDAAADGFVSGEGCGLIVLKRLSDAKADGDRIWAVIPGSAVNQDGASQGLTVPSAPSQEKAMEEALKRAGASPSDVDYLETHGTGTIVGDPIELNAAAAVYGRERDAEHPLLVGSVKTNIGHLGPAAGVAGLIKAVLAMRHGVIPRHLNFSNPNPNIDWDRLPVRVTDGMTDWPLHAGRPRLAGVNSFGWSGTNGHVLVQGYDELEAEAGAARASFPTGLRLPVNGRTEPGEEPALRETRFLPLSARSPEALRETAGRYLSWLDEQTHPELSDLAWTAAVGRSHFAHRAGLVFSDPGASAQLRQQLEDLAAGQDGDPPRAAQKVAFVFTGQASQWPGMGRALYEREPVFRSVLDRCDRLLSEDREVSLLDVMFGENGTDGLLDEPTWTQPAIYSLECALVALWESLGVRPTVVVGHSLGEIAAARAAGGFTLEQGLRYAAARGTLMGATRADGAMAAVFAPASRVAETVTEHNAGSNDADLSVAVDNGAQQVVSGPAAELDAVLGRFEAEGVKTHRLRRSPAYHSALIEPALDELEAAVNEIAPSPPAPSVPLVSNITGRLLDPDDRMDAAYWRRHAREPVAFRASVETLAEMGVDAVVEIGPHAVLGPVVSMIWPASAPAGSPPVLASLRRPPRDAEEPPIDTSGGFTEAVAGAWEAGLDIEFEGLFAGEARRRITLPGYPFQRIQHWVRTSKRRHKADGHPLLGVRHESPRGEVMFETEVFASDPAWLLDHLVYEQVVVPGGLHGGMAVSVALSHGDGPAVVDELQIYSPLMLDEEDPESGAGGGGRTLQFVLDGSDDLAERPFEIFTKGEGEEGWTLHAGGRLSSGRPDVEPLPPLDVEALKAELTPQDPVEFYAMRSATGIYLGPSYHTIESAWATEGESLAILALNDSVDATGMELHPLLLDGCFQVLSLARHHTVSEQGAVYMPFGWQRLWVAGPMPTRLLCHATVRTSAARNGEDTASSEPPEVVTGDVRFYSTDGAPLGGLFGFTVKRATRGALLSARAGMKDLLYEVAWREQPLDGSLPAADFLSSPAMVADQSRTLAEHLADRDVEAADRVTLLRDLERLSQAYVLSALEGLGWQRRAEAEVSPEDLRRELNVVDEHGRLFRRLLAILSEAGILSPSDGGYVVTVGAGDPLPDEALADPETLAERLRDKHPHGSNELGLLCRCGPALAGVLQGSTDPMTLMFSDEGPGAAGVYLQAPANRSANRMLGDAVEAAVAGLPEDRRLRILEVGAGTGSATEAVLPRLPADRMDYTFTDISAGFFSQAEERFAATGAPIEYRRLDIEADPAAQGFDAHAYDLVIAANVLHATRDLGETLSHCRHMLAPSGQLVALEGLRHRTWQDLTFGLLDGWWRFADTYRAEHAFARPDEWRRALADAGFSDVEFLGTRDPDTDEHLGSSVILARGPAEVAPAPGAWIVAADGAGTAERLAAELASRDQTVLLVRAEGEAAAPPAEVPGVTTAGLELTDREAWRSLLEGLPEEPPLRGFVHLLALDGHGASATTEEMAEDVTQAASTALALAQGAIDAGVGPTAGVWFVTRGAQVLEQDLLQRTSGELAGAALWGFGKTMSWEASHLQPRLIDLDPSAETPAASQLAQDLLFADSETLIAHRGGVRRAARLIRPGADDSGLALPEDPDWVVGPEDPEAGLTTLRAKPRPRPDLAPGEVRVAVEAMGLNFVDALMSIGAVSTGGEIGRELVGRVVETGEEVEGLATGDLVAGMGFGSFTPEIVTHAALVAPAPAGHSTSALATVPICFVTAELAFRTADLQAGERVLIHAGAGGVGLAAIQLAQAAGAEVFATASAAKQSFLRSLGVAHVFDSRQTAFGDEILRATDGEGVHVVLNSLTSEGFIEASLACLGTGGRFVEIGKRGIWSEQEMSASRPDVVYSVLDVDELKRTDPVRAGASLARIMDRLAAGELSPLPHTVWPLCEIESAMDAMRAARHIGKNVLRMPPLARGGLRPDRAYLVTGGLGGIGCAVASWLVEQGAGAVVLNGRRNPDPEAEAVIRELREAGADVRVEIADVTDFAAIDALLARIDEGPKPLGGVIHSVGVLSDGVIENQTWDRFEQVLWPKVLGAWHLHQATRSRELDLFVLFSSGIGVVGNPGQSNHSAANAFLDQLAAHRRALGLPGQSIAWGAWSGIGEAEEQRERIRRRFDHTAAEWITPEQGIEALDRLVRQDVTAPMVTATDWSIVAEEFGTPPPFFDELLATRKVRRRQTEEPAASSGLMAQLREAPSEEKRNLLEAFIQQELQSVLHLPSPPSATVGFFDVGMDSLMAVELRNRLNRAFAGEYTTSNTIVFDYPSTAELAGHLAGEIESLTGAPRVPEKPVAQPRRQTTETDQEGIAIVGMACRFPGAPDVATYWEQLLAGADLVTEGRTGVDYWLDRVGDPEAEHPAYRWGGYVGGLELFDARFFGLRPIAAEAMDPQQRMLLETSWQALEDAGIDPEDLRGSRTGVFAGLNASEYRDLMIASGSDGGSVGTMSSTTVGRVAYTLGLMGPALPFQLQCAASLAAVHAAATGLERGEVDLALAGGVNAIFSPNFSKLLLEHGLLTSTGRCATFDASAEGYVRGEGCGVVLLKRLGEAVAAGDRIWAVIRGSAVNHNGTAAGMTMPSGPAQEQVIEEALSRAGIAPADVDYLEAHGGGSEIGDSIEVQAAAAVYGRQRDAERPLLIGTAKTNMGHLESAAGIAGLIKVVLAMRHGVIPKHLHFETPNPGVDWDRLPVRVTSERTHWPPANGRPARAGVSAFGFSGTNVHVVVEGYAAPDGDSEPGERQARILPLSAKSETALRSLAGRFLGWVDGRGGALESDGSAAGPLLSDLAWTAGTGRSHFAHRAALVFRDGASLASGLRALSEANGGPEPRAATNVALVYAGRESQWTGMGEALYRMEPVVRAVLDRCDEVLRKQRGESLLEIMFGRTDAAGDLDDPAWACPAIYALECALTALWSSIGIRPSVVVGFGAGEFAAAQAARIFSLEDGLGLAAAAGESAAADRPVVLERPSLTMIRGADGRPLAANEALDPSFWLQRDAESAAPEASAATLADRGVEVVLEVSPGPSVAPAIAEVWPASDAEAAGDEATNSAPLVLASLRPPSGDDAESHPGGGFLEAAAAAYEAGLPMSFAGLFAGETRRRISLPGYPFERRRHWVDPPSSPV; encoded by the coding sequence ATGTCGAACACCCACCACCCAGGTTCTCCGGACGGCCCGCCCCGCGAAGAGCCGGTAGCGATCATCGGCATGGCCTGCCGCTTCCCCGGCAGCAAGGACCTCGCCGGCTACTGGAGACAGCTCCTGGCCGCCGAGAACGCGGTCGTGGAGGGCCCGCCCGGCTCCGTCATCGGGCGCCCGGGGCGGCAGTTCCCCCAGTTCGCCGCCAGCAACGAGGCCATCCGATTCGGGGCGTACGTCGAGGACCTCGATCTGTTCGACGCGGAGTTCTTCCGCATCTCACCGATCGAGGCGCAGATGCTCGATCCCCAGCAGCGCATGATGCTGGAGGTGAGCTGGTGGGCCCTCGAGGACGCGGCCATCGACCCCGGGAGCCTCAAGGGCAGCCGCACCGGCGTCTATGCCGGCATCAGCATCATGGACTACCGGGACATGGCGATCTCGGATCCCGGCACGAGCGAGGCCGCGGCCGGGCTCTACGCCGCCACCGGCAACGCGCTGAACACGGCCATCGGCCGGGTCTCCTTCGTTCTCGGCCTCGAAGGGCCGTCGATGGCGATCGACACCGCCTGCTCATCCTCGCTGGTCGCCATCCACCAGGCCGTGGCCGGGCTCCAGCGCGGCGAGGCGGACCTGGTTCTGGCCGGCGGCGTCCACGCCCAGTTCGCCGGACGGCCGCTCGAGCTGCGCGCCAACGCGGGAATGCTGTCGCCCACGGGCCAGTGCTGGACCTTCGACGCGGCCGCCGACGGTTTCGTCTCCGGCGAGGGCTGCGGCCTGATCGTCCTCAAGCGCCTCAGCGACGCCAAGGCGGACGGTGACCGGATCTGGGCCGTCATTCCCGGCTCGGCGGTCAACCAGGACGGCGCCAGCCAGGGCTTGACCGTGCCCAGCGCTCCCTCCCAGGAGAAGGCGATGGAGGAGGCCCTGAAGCGTGCCGGCGCCTCCCCCTCCGACGTCGACTACCTGGAGACCCACGGCACCGGCACCATCGTCGGCGATCCCATCGAGCTGAACGCGGCGGCGGCCGTCTACGGACGCGAGCGCGACGCGGAACACCCCCTGCTGGTCGGTTCCGTCAAGACGAACATCGGACATCTCGGACCCGCCGCCGGCGTCGCCGGCCTGATCAAGGCCGTCCTGGCGATGAGGCACGGGGTCATTCCCCGTCACCTGAACTTCAGCAACCCGAACCCCAACATCGACTGGGACCGCCTGCCCGTCCGCGTCACCGACGGGATGACGGACTGGCCCCTCCACGCCGGTCGGCCCCGTCTGGCCGGCGTCAACTCGTTCGGCTGGTCGGGAACCAACGGCCACGTGCTGGTGCAGGGCTACGACGAGCTGGAGGCCGAGGCCGGCGCCGCCCGTGCGTCCTTTCCGACTGGCCTCCGCCTGCCCGTCAACGGCCGAACGGAGCCGGGCGAGGAACCGGCGCTTCGCGAAACCCGCTTCCTGCCGCTCTCGGCCCGGTCGCCCGAGGCCCTTCGCGAAACGGCCGGACGCTACCTGTCCTGGCTCGACGAACAGACGCACCCGGAACTCTCCGACCTGGCCTGGACGGCCGCGGTCGGGAGGAGCCACTTCGCGCACCGGGCCGGCCTCGTCTTCAGCGACCCGGGAGCCAGCGCCCAGCTCCGGCAGCAACTCGAGGACCTGGCCGCTGGCCAGGATGGCGACCCACCCCGCGCAGCGCAGAAGGTGGCCTTCGTCTTCACCGGCCAGGCCAGTCAATGGCCCGGAATGGGCAGGGCCCTGTACGAACGAGAGCCCGTGTTCCGCTCGGTGCTCGACCGCTGTGACCGGCTGCTCTCCGAGGATCGCGAGGTCTCGCTGCTGGACGTCATGTTCGGAGAGAACGGGACCGACGGCCTGCTCGACGAACCGACCTGGACCCAGCCCGCCATCTACTCCCTGGAGTGCGCGCTGGTCGCGCTTTGGGAGAGCCTGGGCGTCCGGCCCACCGTCGTCGTCGGCCACAGCCTGGGCGAGATCGCCGCGGCGCGGGCCGCGGGCGGCTTCACCCTCGAGCAGGGTCTTCGCTACGCCGCCGCGCGCGGCACGTTGATGGGCGCCACGCGCGCCGACGGCGCAATGGCCGCCGTCTTCGCCCCCGCCTCCCGCGTCGCCGAAACGGTAACCGAGCACAACGCCGGCTCGAACGACGCGGACCTCTCGGTTGCCGTCGACAATGGGGCGCAGCAGGTGGTGAGCGGGCCGGCCGCCGAACTCGACGCCGTGCTCGGCCGCTTCGAAGCCGAGGGCGTCAAGACGCACCGGCTGCGCCGGAGTCCCGCGTACCACAGCGCCCTGATCGAACCCGCCCTGGACGAGCTGGAAGCCGCCGTCAACGAGATCGCGCCCTCGCCTCCGGCTCCCTCCGTCCCCCTGGTCAGCAACATCACCGGCCGCTTGCTCGACCCGGACGACCGGATGGACGCCGCGTACTGGCGTCGCCACGCCCGCGAGCCGGTGGCGTTTCGGGCCAGCGTCGAGACCCTGGCGGAGATGGGAGTCGATGCGGTCGTGGAGATCGGCCCCCACGCCGTCCTGGGGCCCGTCGTCTCGATGATCTGGCCCGCGTCGGCGCCGGCGGGATCCCCGCCGGTTCTCGCCAGTCTGCGGCGTCCGCCCCGCGACGCCGAGGAGCCGCCCATCGACACCAGCGGCGGCTTCACCGAGGCCGTCGCCGGCGCCTGGGAGGCGGGCCTCGACATCGAGTTCGAGGGCCTGTTCGCCGGCGAGGCGCGGCGACGGATCACCCTGCCGGGCTATCCGTTCCAGCGGATCCAGCACTGGGTCCGGACATCGAAGCGCCGTCACAAGGCCGACGGACATCCGCTGCTCGGCGTCCGCCACGAATCGCCCCGCGGCGAGGTCATGTTCGAGACGGAAGTGTTCGCCTCCGATCCCGCGTGGCTGCTGGATCACCTGGTTTACGAGCAGGTGGTCGTCCCCGGCGGGCTCCACGGCGGCATGGCGGTCTCGGTGGCGCTGAGCCATGGCGACGGCCCGGCGGTCGTGGACGAACTGCAGATCTACAGCCCGCTGATGCTCGACGAGGAGGATCCCGAAAGCGGAGCGGGCGGCGGAGGCCGCACCCTGCAGTTCGTTCTGGACGGCTCGGACGACCTCGCGGAACGCCCCTTCGAGATCTTCACGAAGGGAGAGGGCGAGGAGGGCTGGACCCTTCACGCCGGGGGTCGACTCTCCTCGGGAAGGCCGGACGTCGAACCGCTTCCGCCGCTCGACGTGGAAGCGCTCAAGGCCGAGTTGACGCCCCAGGATCCGGTCGAGTTCTACGCGATGCGGTCCGCGACCGGCATCTACCTCGGCCCGTCCTACCACACGATCGAGTCCGCCTGGGCAACGGAGGGTGAGTCCCTGGCCATACTCGCGCTCAACGACTCGGTCGACGCGACGGGGATGGAACTGCATCCCCTGCTGCTGGACGGCTGCTTCCAGGTCCTGTCGCTGGCCCGCCACCACACCGTTTCCGAGCAGGGTGCGGTGTACATGCCGTTCGGCTGGCAGAGGCTGTGGGTGGCGGGACCGATGCCGACCAGGCTCCTCTGCCACGCAACCGTGAGGACATCCGCCGCGCGGAACGGAGAGGACACCGCATCTTCCGAGCCGCCCGAGGTCGTGACGGGGGACGTCCGGTTCTACTCCACGGACGGCGCCCCTCTCGGCGGCCTGTTCGGATTCACGGTCAAGCGCGCCACCCGCGGCGCCCTCCTCTCGGCCAGGGCCGGGATGAAGGATCTCCTGTACGAGGTCGCCTGGCGGGAGCAGCCGTTGGACGGAAGCCTGCCGGCCGCGGACTTCCTGAGCAGCCCGGCGATGGTCGCCGACCAGTCGCGCACCCTCGCCGAGCACCTGGCGGATCGCGATGTCGAAGCGGCGGACCGGGTCACCCTGCTCCGGGACCTCGAGCGGCTGTCCCAGGCCTACGTCCTCTCGGCGCTCGAGGGATTGGGATGGCAGCGCCGGGCAGAGGCGGAGGTCTCCCCCGAGGATCTTCGCCGCGAACTGAACGTCGTCGATGAACACGGTCGCCTTTTCCGCCGGCTCCTGGCCATCCTGTCCGAGGCGGGCATCCTGAGCCCCTCCGACGGAGGCTATGTCGTGACGGTCGGAGCCGGCGACCCGCTCCCGGACGAAGCCCTGGCGGACCCCGAGACTCTCGCCGAGAGGCTTCGGGACAAGCACCCCCACGGCTCCAACGAACTCGGCCTGCTCTGCCGCTGCGGCCCGGCTCTCGCCGGGGTGCTCCAGGGAAGCACGGATCCGATGACGCTGATGTTCAGCGACGAAGGGCCCGGCGCGGCGGGCGTGTACCTCCAGGCGCCGGCCAACCGCTCCGCGAACCGGATGCTCGGAGACGCGGTCGAGGCGGCCGTCGCGGGCCTGCCGGAGGACCGCCGGCTGCGGATACTGGAAGTCGGGGCGGGGACCGGGTCCGCCACCGAGGCGGTTCTTCCGCGCCTGCCTGCCGACCGGATGGACTACACGTTCACCGACATCTCGGCGGGCTTCTTCTCGCAGGCCGAAGAACGCTTCGCCGCGACCGGCGCGCCGATCGAGTACCGGCGCCTGGACATCGAGGCGGATCCGGCGGCACAGGGCTTCGACGCTCACGCTTACGACCTGGTCATCGCAGCGAACGTGCTCCACGCAACCCGGGACCTGGGCGAGACGCTGTCCCACTGCCGCCATATGCTCGCCCCGTCGGGTCAACTGGTCGCCCTCGAAGGTCTGCGCCACCGCACCTGGCAGGACCTGACCTTCGGGCTCCTGGACGGATGGTGGCGCTTCGCCGACACCTATCGGGCGGAGCATGCCTTCGCCAGGCCGGACGAGTGGCGCCGGGCACTGGCTGACGCCGGCTTCTCGGACGTGGAGTTCCTGGGAACCCGCGATCCGGACACCGACGAACACCTCGGTTCGAGCGTCATCCTCGCCCGGGGTCCCGCCGAGGTCGCCCCGGCGCCCGGCGCCTGGATCGTCGCCGCGGATGGCGCCGGCACGGCGGAGCGACTCGCCGCCGAGCTGGCCTCCCGCGACCAGACGGTTCTTCTGGTCCGCGCGGAAGGCGAAGCCGCGGCTCCCCCGGCCGAGGTTCCCGGTGTCACGACGGCAGGCCTCGAACTCACGGACCGCGAAGCCTGGCGATCCCTGCTGGAGGGCTTGCCCGAGGAGCCGCCGCTCCGGGGCTTCGTCCACCTCCTGGCCCTGGACGGACATGGAGCGTCGGCGACCACGGAGGAGATGGCGGAGGACGTAACCCAAGCCGCGTCCACCGCGCTGGCTCTCGCGCAGGGCGCTATCGACGCCGGCGTCGGCCCGACGGCGGGTGTCTGGTTCGTGACCCGCGGCGCGCAGGTCCTCGAGCAGGACCTCCTCCAAAGAACGTCCGGCGAACTCGCCGGCGCCGCCCTCTGGGGCTTCGGAAAGACGATGTCCTGGGAGGCGTCCCACCTTCAGCCGAGACTGATCGACCTCGACCCCTCAGCGGAAACGCCGGCGGCTTCGCAACTCGCCCAGGACCTCCTGTTCGCCGATTCCGAGACCCTCATCGCCCACCGGGGAGGCGTCCGCCGGGCCGCGCGCCTGATCCGGCCCGGCGCCGACGACTCGGGTCTCGCCCTGCCGGAGGACCCGGACTGGGTCGTCGGCCCCGAGGATCCGGAGGCCGGCCTGACCACCCTCCGGGCGAAGCCCCGGCCCCGGCCCGATCTCGCACCCGGCGAAGTCCGGGTCGCCGTCGAGGCGATGGGCCTCAACTTCGTCGACGCGCTGATGAGCATCGGCGCGGTGTCCACCGGAGGCGAGATCGGCCGCGAACTGGTCGGCCGCGTCGTGGAGACCGGCGAAGAGGTCGAAGGCCTCGCGACCGGCGACCTGGTGGCCGGGATGGGATTCGGTTCCTTCACCCCGGAGATCGTCACCCATGCGGCGCTCGTCGCGCCCGCTCCCGCCGGGCACTCCACGTCCGCCCTCGCGACCGTGCCCATCTGCTTCGTCACCGCCGAGCTCGCGTTCCGGACGGCGGATCTTCAGGCCGGCGAGCGCGTGCTGATCCACGCGGGGGCCGGCGGCGTCGGCCTCGCCGCGATTCAACTGGCTCAGGCCGCCGGCGCCGAGGTCTTCGCGACCGCCAGCGCCGCCAAGCAGTCCTTCCTCCGCTCCCTCGGCGTTGCCCACGTGTTCGACAGCCGTCAGACCGCGTTCGGCGACGAGATCCTGCGGGCGACGGACGGCGAGGGCGTCCACGTCGTGCTGAACAGCCTGACCAGCGAGGGCTTCATCGAAGCGAGCCTCGCCTGTCTGGGCACCGGCGGCCGCTTCGTCGAGATCGGGAAGCGGGGCATCTGGAGCGAACAGGAGATGTCGGCGTCGCGTCCCGATGTCGTGTACTCCGTCCTCGACGTGGATGAACTGAAGCGGACCGATCCGGTGCGCGCCGGCGCCTCCCTCGCCCGGATCATGGATCGCCTCGCGGCCGGCGAACTGTCCCCTCTGCCGCACACGGTCTGGCCGCTCTGCGAGATCGAATCGGCGATGGACGCCATGCGCGCCGCCCGGCACATCGGCAAGAACGTTCTCCGCATGCCGCCGCTCGCCAGGGGTGGTCTCCGGCCGGATCGCGCCTATCTCGTCACCGGCGGCCTCGGAGGGATCGGCTGCGCGGTCGCCAGCTGGCTGGTCGAGCAGGGCGCCGGCGCCGTCGTTCTCAACGGCCGTCGGAATCCTGACCCGGAGGCCGAAGCGGTCATCCGCGAGCTGCGCGAAGCCGGCGCGGACGTGCGAGTGGAGATCGCCGACGTCACGGACTTCGCCGCCATCGACGCGTTGCTCGCCCGAATCGATGAAGGTCCGAAGCCGCTCGGAGGCGTCATCCACAGCGTCGGCGTCCTCTCGGACGGCGTCATCGAGAACCAGACCTGGGACCGCTTCGAGCAGGTGCTGTGGCCGAAGGTCCTCGGCGCCTGGCACCTCCACCAGGCCACCAGGAGCAGAGAGCTCGACCTGTTCGTCCTGTTCTCCAGCGGAATCGGCGTGGTCGGCAACCCCGGGCAGTCGAATCACTCCGCCGCCAACGCCTTCCTCGACCAGCTCGCCGCCCACCGGCGCGCTCTGGGTCTTCCCGGCCAGTCGATCGCCTGGGGAGCCTGGTCGGGAATCGGGGAAGCGGAAGAGCAGAGGGAGAGGATCAGGAGACGTTTCGACCACACCGCCGCGGAGTGGATCACTCCCGAACAGGGCATCGAGGCGCTGGACCGGCTGGTCAGGCAGGACGTGACCGCGCCCATGGTCACCGCGACCGACTGGTCCATCGTCGCCGAAGAGTTCGGGACACCGCCGCCGTTCTTCGACGAGCTGCTTGCGACGAGGAAGGTCCGGCGCCGGCAGACCGAGGAGCCGGCCGCCTCCAGCGGCCTGATGGCACAACTGCGGGAGGCGCCGTCGGAAGAGAAACGGAATCTGCTGGAGGCCTTCATCCAGCAGGAGCTGCAGTCCGTGCTGCACCTCCCGTCACCGCCCTCGGCGACCGTCGGCTTCTTCGACGTGGGCATGGACTCGCTGATGGCGGTGGAGCTGCGGAACCGGCTGAACCGCGCCTTCGCCGGCGAGTACACGACGTCCAACACGATCGTCTTCGATTACCCCAGCACGGCGGAACTCGCTGGCCACCTGGCAGGCGAGATCGAAAGCCTCACCGGCGCGCCCCGCGTTCCCGAGAAGCCTGTCGCACAGCCCCGCCGTCAGACGACCGAAACGGACCAGGAGGGCATCGCCATCGTCGGCATGGCCTGCCGCTTCCCCGGCGCGCCGGATGTGGCGACCTACTGGGAGCAGCTCCTGGCGGGCGCCGATCTGGTCACGGAGGGACGCACCGGGGTCGACTACTGGCTCGACCGCGTCGGCGATCCCGAGGCCGAGCACCCGGCCTATCGCTGGGGCGGCTATGTCGGGGGTCTCGAACTGTTCGACGCCAGGTTCTTCGGCCTCCGGCCGATCGCGGCGGAGGCGATGGACCCGCAGCAGCGGATGCTGCTGGAGACGAGTTGGCAGGCCCTGGAGGATGCCGGGATCGATCCGGAAGATCTCAGGGGCAGCCGCACCGGCGTGTTCGCCGGGCTGAACGCGAGCGAGTACCGGGACCTGATGATCGCGAGCGGCTCGGACGGCGGTTCCGTCGGCACGATGTCCAGCACCACCGTGGGACGGGTCGCCTACACGCTCGGTCTGATGGGCCCTGCCCTGCCCTTCCAGTTGCAGTGCGCGGCCTCGCTCGCGGCGGTCCACGCCGCGGCCACGGGGCTGGAGCGCGGCGAGGTGGACCTGGCCCTGGCCGGCGGCGTCAACGCGATCTTCTCTCCCAACTTCAGCAAACTCCTGCTCGAGCACGGCCTGCTGACGTCGACCGGACGTTGCGCCACGTTCGACGCTTCGGCGGAGGGCTACGTTCGCGGCGAGGGGTGCGGCGTCGTCCTCCTCAAGCGGTTGGGCGAAGCGGTGGCCGCCGGCGATCGAATCTGGGCAGTGATCAGGGGCTCCGCCGTCAACCACAACGGCACCGCCGCGGGAATGACGATGCCGAGCGGTCCCGCCCAGGAACAGGTCATCGAGGAGGCGCTGTCCCGCGCCGGCATCGCACCGGCCGATGTCGACTACCTGGAGGCCCACGGCGGCGGATCCGAGATCGGCGACTCGATCGAGGTGCAGGCCGCCGCCGCCGTCTACGGCCGCCAGCGGGACGCCGAGCGTCCGCTGCTGATCGGGACGGCGAAGACGAACATGGGACACCTCGAATCGGCCGCGGGCATCGCGGGACTCATCAAGGTCGTTCTCGCCATGCGCCACGGAGTCATTCCGAAGCACCTGCACTTCGAGACGCCGAACCCGGGCGTGGACTGGGACCGCCTGCCCGTGCGGGTCACGTCCGAACGAACGCACTGGCCGCCAGCGAACGGCCGTCCGGCTCGCGCCGGAGTCAGTGCCTTCGGGTTCTCCGGGACGAACGTGCACGTCGTCGTGGAGGGCTACGCCGCGCCGGATGGCGACTCCGAGCCGGGCGAACGCCAGGCCCGCATCCTGCCGCTCTCCGCGAAGTCGGAGACCGCCTTGCGGTCGCTCGCCGGCCGCTTCCTCGGCTGGGTCGACGGACGTGGCGGCGCCCTCGAGTCCGACGGCAGCGCCGCGGGTCCGCTCCTGTCCGATCTGGCGTGGACCGCCGGCACCGGCCGCAGTCACTTCGCGCACCGCGCCGCGCTCGTGTTCCGGGACGGTGCATCGCTCGCCTCTGGTCTCCGGGCGCTCTCCGAAGCGAACGGCGGACCGGAGCCGCGAGCAGCGACGAATGTCGCCCTCGTCTACGCCGGCCGGGAGAGCCAGTGGACCGGCATGGGAGAAGCGCTCTACCGAATGGAGCCGGTGGTTCGGGCCGTTCTCGACCGCTGCGACGAAGTGCTCCGGAAGCAACGGGGCGAATCGCTCCTGGAGATCATGTTCGGGCGAACGGACGCCGCGGGCGATCTCGACGACCCGGCCTGGGCCTGTCCGGCCATCTACGCGCTCGAATGCGCGCTGACCGCCCTCTGGTCGAGCATCGGAATCCGGCCGAGTGTCGTCGTCGGGTTCGGCGCAGGTGAGTTCGCCGCGGCCCAGGCCGCTCGCATCTTCAGCCTGGAAGACGGCCTCGGCCTGGCGGCCGCGGCGGGCGAGTCGGCGGCAGCAGATAGACCCGTGGTCCTCGAACGCCCTTCCCTCACGATGATCCGCGGCGCAGACGGTCGCCCGCTGGCGGCGAACGAGGCGCTGGACCCCTCTTTCTGGCTCCAGCGGGATGCCGAGTCCGCCGCACCGGAAGCAAGTGCCGCGACCCTGGCGGACCGCGGAGTCGAAGTCGTGCTGGAAGTCAGCCCGGGACCATCCGTGGCTCCGGCGATCGCCGAAGTCTGGCCCGCATCCGACGCCGAAGCCGCCGGCGACGAAGCAACCAACAGCGCCCCGCTCGTGCTCGCGAGCCTGCGGCCGCCGTCCGGCGACGACGCGGAGAGCCACCCCGGCGGCGGCTTCCTCGAAGCCGCGGCCGCCGCCTACGAGGCCGGGCTACCGATGTCCTTCGCGGGCCTCTTCGCCGGCGAGACGCGCCGCCGGATCTCGCTGCCCGGCTATCCCTTCGAGCGCAGGCGTCACTGGGTGGACCCTCCCAGCAGCCCGGTCTGA